Part of the Roseobacter litoralis Och 149 genome, GAGGTGACCGGTGCGCCCGTCGTTGCTTTTGGCGGGCCCTTTGCCGGCCGCTCGCCAGTGATGCAACACTTGGCAGACGCCGGGCTGTCCGGTGGCGGCGAAGGCATTGATTTGTCGTTTTCCCCGGACATTTGCGTATCAGACGGAGAGGTCATAAGCGGCTCGGACTGGGCTCTGAAAGTCATTCACACGCCCGGCCACCTGGGGAACCACATCGCCTTAGCGCACGGGGATATCTGCTTTACGGGCGATCATGTCATGGGGTGGGCCAGTTCACTCGTGTCCCCACCCGATGGAGATCTGACAGATTTCATGGCCTCCTGCGCGCGTCTCAAAAGCCATCCCTGGCGTCGGTTTCTACCGGGTCACGGCGATCGTATCGAGGCCCCTCACGACAGGCTGGAATGGCTGATCTCGCACAGAAAAGCGAGGGAAGCCGCGATCCTTGATTATCTCGCGGATGGTCCAGCCAATGTTGTGAAGATCACACATCACGTTTACCACGACACACCGGCTGCCCTCATCCCTGCGGCACAACGAAATGTCATCGCCCACCTGATTGATTTGCAAGGTAAATTCCAAGTTGCCTTCACAGGACCGCTCGACGTGACAACCTTTTTCGAACGGACTGACCGATATCATCGATAATTTCCTCATTTTCTCAAAAAAGGCACTGGACGCATATTAAGAGCACTGCTATATCGCCCAAACCGTTCCGGCGTAGCTCAGCGGTAGAGCAGTTGACTGTTAATCAATTGGTCGTAGGTTCGATCCCTACCGCCGGAGCCAAATTCTTCCAAAGATTTCAACATGATGAAGGCCGCCCCTAAGGGCGGCCATCGTCGTTTTTAGTAGGCTCTGCAACAACTCTGCAACAATCGCGGGGCTGCAATGCAGGTTTAGAGATCAGGTGCTGTCCACTAACGTCGGCTCCCCTCTGCGCGCAGCGTTTAAACGCCCTTGTTATCAATGGCTTGACTGCTCAACGGAATCAGTGCTATCACACCGTCGGTCCGCAAATGACACCTGCGGGCATATCAACGGAGAACCACATGTCACACGCATTCGCCGCACACGCGGTTGATGAGGTGGTGGTCCGTTGCGCGGCAGGCCCATCCCTCTTTTAAACTCGCCGCGCGATGAAAGGAGACACTATGTCTTCAACGATGACTGACGCTAGGGCCGCGGCAGAGATTGAGATTGCACACGACATCCTTAACCGTCACTGGGACTCTGGCGCTTTGATCGGCATCCGCGTTCACCAGTACGATGGTATCATGCTTGAATGGCAAGGCGCGCATTACGCCAATCGTGCAACGCAGAAGGCCGCATAATGGACGACAAGCTGAAACAGATCCTTCAGGACTTGGCTGCGCATCCTGAGTTCGAAAACGGTAAGCTCTACTTTCTTTCGTCCAACTACGAACGCTTGTACTGCGAACCACCAGCAGAGGGCGGAAGGCCGCGCTGGGTCAAGCCGATCATTTTCGACGAAATCTAAACGACAGCGGGCGCCTTATCGGGCGCCCGTTTTCTATTGGCAACACACCTCAGTGCAGCTTACCTTTGCACATTATACGAGGGGTTTTTGCTTTATGAAATTTGTTGCGATTGATGTAGAAACGGCGAACGCAAACATGGCGTCTATCTGCTCCGTCGGGGTCGCCGTCTTTGAGAACGGCGAACTGGCGCAAGAGTGGTATTCACTCATTGATCCGCGCGACTACTTCGACGGGATGAATGTCTCCATCCACGGTATCGACGAGACGCAGGTCGTCGGCGCACCAACCTTTGCCGAGATCACAGAGCAACTAGGTGCGATGTTGTCAGACAACGTTGTAGTCACCCACACCCACTTTGACCGTGTCGCGATGCACCAAGCCGCACGACACTGGTCTGTGCCGCCTGTCACCTGCACCTGGCTAGACTCCGCCCGGGTCGCCCGAAGGACGTGGGAGGAGTGCGCACAAAGAGGTTATGGTCTCGCAAATGTCTGCAAGCTGATCGGGCATACCTTTGAGCACCACAACGCGCTTGAAGACGCGAAGGCATCGGGGGTAGTATTGCTCGCCGCCATGAACAAGTCAGGATTTGATCTTGATCGCTGGCTTACGCGTGTCACGCAGCCCATTGACCCGTCCAGCCGCGATGGACGCATAACGCGCGACGGCAACCCTGACGGTGCGCTTGCGGGCGAGGTCGTTGTATTCACGGGCGCGCTGGAAATCCCGCGGCGTGAGGCCGCAGACCTAGCAGCCTCCATCGGCTGCTCTGTTGGGGCCAGCGTGACAAAGAAAACGACTCTGCTCGTGGTCGGTGATACGGACGTTGCGCGCCTAGCGGGACACGCTAAAAGCTCGAAGCACCGCAAGGCGGAGGATTTGGCCGCGAAGGGTGTCCCCATCCGTATTATACGCGAAACTGACTTTCGGGAGTTGGTCGAAGCAGCGCCCATTTAAGACGCATCACGCATTTTTGGTGGTTAGCGTGCGTGCCATCGCAGGATGCCGCAGCGCTGACGCGTTTTGCCGGGTTTCTGTCACCAATATCCTTTGAGCGGCGTCTCACCGATGCACGCGCCGATAGTGCGATGATCGGACAGCCAGTAGGCAAGCGCGAGGGCGATTGCGGCGTCACTATGCGAGAAGTCGGTGCCGCCGTCGATCTTCATCCGGCCAGCAGCAGTGATCTCAGCCTCAAACGCTTCAAGCTCTTGTGTCAGTTCGTCCCGCATCGCGATTGCGCCCAATGTCAGGTCTCCTACGTGCAGGGCAGAGTTCAGCATCGACAACAGCCGGACCTTGCCAACTGAGTTATAGGTCAGGGACCTCTCTTTGTGCTCGTTCTCATTCTCGCCGCCCGTAATTGTGACGCGGGTGTGGAGGACGGAGCGGTCATTCAGCAGGTCGGCGTAGGCGCGACCTACGCCGCCTGCGTCGATTGCGAGGTAGGAGCGGCCTGCAATCGTTGGGTCCCGCATCAGGTTCCGTGTGACCTGTGCGAGATCGGCGTAAGACATATGGGGCAAATACTGAACCTTAACCACTTCCCTGCGCCGAGGGCCAAGCTGCTGCGTGCTGCCCACCCACTCGGGAACCCGTTCGTCTTTGATGACCGCAATCGCATTGCGGTCCTTTGCCTGCGCAATATCCTGCCCAACGATAAAGCGGCGGAAGCCTTTGACGACCGCCACAGCCGGGTCCGAGCATGGCAAGATCAGGTCTTCACCCTGTTGCACTAATTCCTGCATAGAGGTCTCCAAACTTTAATTCCGGTGTGTCAGTGTATGCGGCCCGGATGGTGTCCGGATCGAAGAAAGGGGTGCCGCGCCCCATCCATTGCAGGCCATGCTCCACGTCGAATTCCATCTTGCTCAACGTCTTGCGCTGGCGAGCGACAAGCTTTGCCATGCGCGGCAGATCAAGGGAGCAGGCGCGAATGCGCTCTACTTCCGGGTAAAGGTCGTGGTTCGTCCACATCTCATACGCTTTGCCCGACTTGCCACCCGGGGTCGTGATAAAGACGGTTTTCGCATTGTCCTCTGCGATGGAAAGAGTTGCCCCGAATACTTTGTCTGGAATGAACGCAGCCTCGTCGAATGCAAGGATACCGTTCTTGACGCCATAACCCCGCGCACCTTCACCATCTTGGCCTGCGGGAACACAGACGACAGATGACCCATTTTTCAGATGCAACTCGGTCATGGTGCGACGACGGGTTTCAATGGGCAAAGCCATCTTCTCCCAAGTGAAGGCGATCTTCGCGAACAGCAGTTGAGACTGTGCGAGGGTTGGCGAAAGGATGATCACTTGATGATCGGGCTTGGCAAGTTCCTGCCCGGCCATCACGCCCACGGTTGTTGATTTTCCTGACCTGCGCGACGCAAGGACCATGATCACGTCGGACGTGGAATTCATCAGCGACCGCTGCCACGGGTCCGGCGGGCCACCGACGACGCGTTCCAGCAACAGTTCAGGCGATACCCGTTCTGACAGCGTGCGCAGGAAGGTGCCAAGCTCAGTCGACATCCAGCGGAATCCGTTTCTCGTCGATCAGTTCTTGGAAGCGGGCAAACGCCTGCGGGTTCTCTTTGAACAGCACCCAAAGGACGTCCATTAGTTTTGCAACGTCGGGGTGTTCGTTCAGGGACAGGACAATAGTCGTCTTTTCCTTGAGGTTAGAATAGACCTTGAGCAGCCCTTCGTAGGTCTTGGTTTGGTCGCGCAAAAGCTGGGCAAGACCCGGCAAAAGGTCTTCGATATCCCGGTCGCCGTCAGCCACGCGCTGGTGCAATGTGCGGTAGAGCTTCTTTTGCTCCGCGAGAACGCCCATGATGCCGCCCTCTACCTTGTCCTGCGCGTCATTGACGGCAGCATCCAGTTGATCAGCTTCCATCTTGTTCGCTTCAACAAGAACGATCTTTGCGATCTCTTCGGTGATGAACTTTTTGCGGAAGCGCACAAGTGACTCAATCCCGACACCACAGTGCTTTGCAATCTCTTTGAACTCACGGCGACGCAGTACACAATCGACGACGATCTGCCCAACGTCCGGGCGTTGGCGGATGATCGACTTGGCACCTTGCCCGTTGTCCAAGGGCAAGGCTTCTTTGATACGGCGATAGTCGATGCTCACGCGATGGCCTCCCGATACGCCCGACCCGCAAGTTCTTCAATGTGCGGAGCCATGCGGTTCACGACGCCCTTTGCCGTGCGGCCATAGATTTGATGCTCACAGACGCGGCGTGTGAAGTCGGGTTCTTCCGAACTGAACCACATATCGAGGATCACGTTCGTTCCGATGGTGACGTGGATTTCGCGGAGTGTCCCGTACTTGGTTTCAAGGAACTCACGCGCGACCTGTTTGGCCGCGTCGTAGAAGTTCATCAGGAGCGATCAATGTGCAACGGGACGTCACGGCGTTCTGCTTCTGCCTTTGCCGCCGCGTACTTCTTCACGTCGCGGGCATCGACTTTCGCAATCACGACAGGGTCGCCACCTGTCTGCGCTGTGCCTGTGGCTGACGCAATCTTGTTTGTTGCCTCGGTCAGCATTGCCGCAAAGTCGTCGGTCGTTGACTTCGATGCGACCAACTCTTTGAGCAGCGTTTCGTTCTTTTCGGAGATGCCTTTGATCTGCTGCTCGACGCGCTCAGAGACTTTGCTGATCACGGCGTCCGCGAGCTTGCTTTCGATCTTTTCGATGAACTTGTCCATCAGTTCGGACTGGTTTGTAGTATCGGTCATGTGCTGTTCCTTTTGCTTGGACATGAAAAAGGGGCAGCTTTTGCAAGCCACCCCTTCCTTTTTGCGTCCAGCAAAAGGAGAGCGTGGCCCCACCACCTCTTCAAGGATGAATGTAAGCGGTTGTTTATAGACGCTAAACCGAGAAAGAAGGTGCAGGGCGGGTAGTTTTAGGTAGCGAAAAATTCTTCTTCGCGCTTCGCGATCCTTGACATGGAGTCCGCAATGTCTGCTTGCCGTAAACGCTCTTGCTCCCGGCGCTTGGCAACGGCGCGGGCTTGCGCTGCCCGTGCCTTGGCCGCTTTGTCCACGTCGCCCGTAATAGCGAAGAAAATCGCTTTCGTTTTCTCACCGGACGGGGCGCGGCCACGTCCCTTATAGACAAATGACAGAAGGTGCCCGTCGTCTTCATCGTGCAGCCAGCGCAGAACGGTTTCACGCACTATGTCCGGGTCAATGTCCGCAATGGCGCAGTGTTCATGCCGCATTTTGGCCCAAGCGCCGCTGGTCGATGTAAGAAAGCGCAGATTATCCTTTTGCTCATTTACTGTCGGCGCACCGTCTCCATGCGCTTGCGAGGCCATGAACAGGTCCAGCACGGCCCGGTGCAGTACAGCCGCGCTCAGAAGCCGTTCCGGTGACGCGCGAGGCGCGCTGTAAAGGTGGGCGGTCGGGTCGCCAAGCATCTTTACGTCTGCGCGATTGGGATAATGTTTGACAAGTCGCCACCGTCTTCTTCGATGGCACCAAGTTCTTCCTCGTCCGTGCGGTTCGCGTCGATGATCTCACCCTTGCGCAGGTTCGCCATATAGGTTTCGCGCGAGATCGACCCGGACATCAAGGCTTTGTTGAGCGCGTCCATCATCTTCGGATCAATAGTGGTTTCGATGAAGTCGCGAGACAGCTTGATTGATGCCTCGTCCGCATCCTCACCCATCCACTGTGCCGCAAGCCGCAATTGGCGGTTCAGGCCCATCTCGACCATCACAACGACAGCGTGCAGCAAGGCAAGTTCCGACCGTGTGCGCTGTGTTGCCGTGTCTAAGGTCTCGTTGCGGTTCATGTTGACCGACAACATGCGCGCCCCAAGGGTCGCCATCGTGTCGATCTTTTCATCCATCAGCGCCTTCTGCGCGTTGACACCGGGGCCTTGAAATTCAAGCATCCCGACCTCCGTGCCTTCGGGCAAATGCCAGATTGTCCCGGCCCCGATCTGCGTCGGGATTTTGTCGGCAGGAACGCTGCCCGCGATCCACGGCGTTGGTGCAGACAGATGCCACATCGTATGCTCCCGGTCGCAAGAATTGCGGAAGTGAGAGACCGCCACGGTGCACAAGTCCAGGAACGGCGGTTTCACGTCTTCGACGCCCAGCCCCTCTTGCGACACGATCACCATCGGAATGTAGTTCAGTGCCCTGCCGCCAACCTGCGGGATGATTTCCTCGCCCATATCGACGCGAGAGCGTCCGTCCATGATGAACCGCCGCACTTTGTAGATCGTATCGTCAAGCAGGCATTCAATGTAGACAGCGGACCCGTCAAAATCCTCGTCTGATGCGAGCACAACGCGGGTCAGTTCTTTGCGACCGTTCACATAGGCCGTGTCCCAATCAAGAATTTCCTCTGCCTTCCAGTTCGAGAAATAAGGCGTCGTCAGGACCGTGTTCCCCTCGCGCGGAAATTCAAGCAGGATGCCGTAGCGCCCCATGCTCATGACTTCGCGCACCGTTTCTTCGATCATTACGGAAAGCGGCGCATTTTCATGGGTCGCGTTTAAACGCATCGGTTCGAGGCGGCTTGGCAGCTTGACCACGGGGTCCTTGCGCAAGGCCAGCCCGCAAAGCGCCCGCAATGTCATTTCAGGCGCGCCGTAGAACGTGCCGCGTTCAAGATAGTGGGCGTAGTTGTCCATAGACATGCCGTCGGGCTTCTTGACGTAGATTTGCCCTTGCCCCTTGACTGCGCGCTCGCCGTCAAGACAGTCGCGGATCAGATTGTATTCTTTGCTCCGCGCGTCATAGCGGACGTGGTTGATGGCGGTCATGCGGCCTTCCTTTCGATGGTGGGGAAGGCATGTCGAAAGACGCTGACGGAAAAACAGCGCATCGGGCTGCACGCCTCCCCCATTTGGGATCAGACCGATACAGCGATTTTGGACGGCACGCGGCGGGGTGCTCAACCAAAGTTAAAGGTGGAGGTGGAGGTGGAAAACGGGTGTTTCAGCTTCGAATAGTAAACGCCCCGAAGCGATAGCGCGTGTGCAAGTCAAACTTTTTTGAAGCGCGTTCATCAAAGTCAAAAACAATGCTGTCAAGCGTATAGCTTGCCCGTCGAAGCCAATCGTCTTCAATCTCGACACGCCCCGTATCTGAGATTTTTAGTGGGAACTCGACATCTTTTGTTCGGGTTTTAAAAAGATCATTAACAACGCAATCATTGTGGGCAATCAGATTTCGGATTTCAGATGCTATCAGAGTGATTTCGAATGCCTCTTCCGATGGGAAAATCTCAATTCCAGTTCTAGAACTAATGAATTTTCGCAGCTCACGAAGCGGTTTGTAGGATAGTTCATGAACCTTCCGCTCCACAATTTGCCAAATCAGGTCTTCGTAGTTTCCGGTCTCAATAATAGTAGAAACGTCGATTTTGCTGTCAGACTTAAGCATTTCCGGACGCGCCAAAAAAATGTCCCTAAGTATCGTCGTGAGGTACAGATCGAAAGACTCGGTCGCCCGAGATAGCATTACCTGATTAACTAGAGGCCTTTGATTTGAGAAATTGTACTCAAAAACCTTAAACTCCTCTTTCTCTTTCTGATCTTCTATTGCTTT contains:
- a CDS encoding MBL fold metallo-hydrolase, whose amino-acid sequence is MTMADDFDPPIGIPQVIEPNIRRIVAPNPSPMTYKGTNTYLVGTRDIAVIDPGPADERHLTALLSCVTGRQRITQIVVTHSHLDHSPLAARLSEVTGAPVVAFGGPFAGRSPVMQHLADAGLSGGGEGIDLSFSPDICVSDGEVISGSDWALKVIHTPGHLGNHIALAHGDICFTGDHVMGWASSLVSPPDGDLTDFMASCARLKSHPWRRFLPGHGDRIEAPHDRLEWLISHRKAREAAILDYLADGPANVVKITHHVYHDTPAALIPAAQRNVIAHLIDLQGKFQVAFTGPLDVTTFFERTDRYHR
- a CDS encoding exonuclease domain-containing protein, which produces MKFVAIDVETANANMASICSVGVAVFENGELAQEWYSLIDPRDYFDGMNVSIHGIDETQVVGAPTFAEITEQLGAMLSDNVVVTHTHFDRVAMHQAARHWSVPPVTCTWLDSARVARRTWEECAQRGYGLANVCKLIGHTFEHHNALEDAKASGVVLLAAMNKSGFDLDRWLTRVTQPIDPSSRDGRITRDGNPDGALAGEVVVFTGALEIPRREAADLAASIGCSVGASVTKKTTLLVVGDTDVARLAGHAKSSKHRKAEDLAAKGVPIRIIRETDFRELVEAAPI
- a CDS encoding terminase large subunit domain-containing protein, whose product is MSTELGTFLRTLSERVSPELLLERVVGGPPDPWQRSLMNSTSDVIMVLASRRSGKSTTVGVMAGQELAKPDHQVIILSPTLAQSQLLFAKIAFTWEKMALPIETRRRTMTELHLKNGSSVVCVPAGQDGEGARGYGVKNGILAFDEAAFIPDKVFGATLSIAEDNAKTVFITTPGGKSGKAYEMWTNHDLYPEVERIRACSLDLPRMAKLVARQRKTLSKMEFDVEHGLQWMGRGTPFFDPDTIRAAYTDTPELKFGDLYAGISATG
- a CDS encoding DUF4055 domain-containing protein translates to MTAINHVRYDARSKEYNLIRDCLDGERAVKGQGQIYVKKPDGMSMDNYAHYLERGTFYGAPEMTLRALCGLALRKDPVVKLPSRLEPMRLNATHENAPLSVMIEETVREVMSMGRYGILLEFPREGNTVLTTPYFSNWKAEEILDWDTAYVNGRKELTRVVLASDEDFDGSAVYIECLLDDTIYKVRRFIMDGRSRVDMGEEIIPQVGGRALNYIPMVIVSQEGLGVEDVKPPFLDLCTVAVSHFRNSCDREHTMWHLSAPTPWIAGSVPADKIPTQIGAGTIWHLPEGTEVGMLEFQGPGVNAQKALMDEKIDTMATLGARMLSVNMNRNETLDTATQRTRSELALLHAVVVMVEMGLNRQLRLAAQWMGEDADEASIKLSRDFIETTIDPKMMDALNKALMSGSISRETYMANLRKGEIIDANRTDEEELGAIEEDGGDLSNIIPIAQT